TTCCTTGGTTAGTTATTCCATTAATAGGACTATGGGCTCTCTCTCAGCTTCTACCGCCGGCTTTTCGATTCGAGATTACTTCGCCCAGGCTCGCCTGTGTTTTTGTGCTCTTGGTTACTCTCTTTTGGTACGAGATTTTGATGCCCCAGCTCTCGGCGTGGAGGGTGCGGCGCAATGCCAGGCTTAGGGAGAGGAAGAGGTTTGAGGCGATAGAGTTGCAGAAGCTGAGGAAAACAGCAACGAGGCGGTGCAGGAATTGCTTGACTCCGTATAGGGATCAGAATCCTGGCGGTGGTCGGTTTATGTGTTCGTATTGTGGACATATTTCTAAGAGACCGGTTTTGGACTTACCTGTGCTCCCTGGGATCGGAATTTCGAATTCGGGGATTATCAGGGATTTGGTTGGAAAGGGCGGAAAGATATTGAATGGGAAGGTGTGGTCTGAGAATGGATGGATGTGTGGTCAAGATTGGTTGGAGAATGGCAATTGGGTCAGTGGTTCTATAGGTGGGAAATCTAGTTACTGGAAGAAGGATGGGAGTAGTGTTTTTGGAGGGGATGAGAATTGTTTGGCAGAGAAGTCTTATTCAGGTGTCGTTATTTTTGCCTGCAAGCTACTGACCTCATTTTTCTTGAGTGTTAGATGGCTTGGGAGAAAGATTTTTAGGATTAGTACATCAGGAGATGATGCTGCATCTGATGCGGAGCATAAAGCAATGTTGGCCAAGAGGGGTGAGAATGGGGTCAACTTTCAAGAGAGTAGAGGAGAAAAGGCACGCAGAAAAGCTGAAGAAAAGAGACAAGCTAGGATAGAGAAGGAGCTcttagaggaggaagagagaaagcAAAGGGAGGAAGTTGCAAGGTTGGTGGAGGAACGCAGGAGACTTAGGGATGAGAAAAAGGAAGCTGAAAGAGGAGATCGTGGGAAAACATCGCCACCTTTGAGGGAGAAAGATAGTAAGAAGGAAGCAGAAAAGAAACGTCAGGATAGAAGGAAAGATAAAGACAAGGGTTCTAGCAAGAGCAATTCTGATGCAGAAGAGTTGGAAAAGAGAGCAGGTAAGGAGAGTGACCGGAAACGGGACTTTGACAAGAAGAATGACAATGAACGTCGGGAACTTCAGAAATCTGGGACAGATTTTCTCAAGGGTCAAAGCATGGAGGTGGGGTATGGTGCAAAGAATCTATCTGCAAACAATTCAGTGAGGGGAAATGCTGGATCTAGGTACCTGGACCGCATGAGGGgtacaattttttcttcttcaaaagcaTTCAGCGGAGGTAGTTTCTTTGGAAAGGGTGCTAATACTACAGTGACAAAAGAAACCAAATCTAGCATTTCCGTGGATCACGTCCATAGTCCTGCCCACAAGAGAGACTTATTTCCACCTGAACGCGTAGCTGCTAGACCTTTTATGAATGGAGATGATAAGAGTATCAGCCGCCCTGTAAGTTTTCTTGCTGCATACCtcattttaatttcagtttttagtaCCTCTTTATTCAGTTGCCTGCCTAGTTCTAAGTtctcaaataatttttttatattatagaTAGTACGATCTGCTCGAATATGTCTATTATGCCATGCGTCTATGAGGCTAGCCTTGACTTTGTGAGCATTCACTAATGTGATCAATACTTACCCAAACCTATGCTGTCGGTATTTTTAAGTGAAGAAGATAAAAAGTAAACTTGTTGCCTTATCATTTGTAATAACTTTAGGCATATTATAAGAAATTGTAAGTGGATAAAATAAGTTTTACAATGTTGAGCCAATTTATGCAGATTCAGTCTGAATCACAGCCAGGGACAGCACCAAAAAAATCATGGCAGCAATTATTTACTCGTTCATCATCCGTTCCCGCATCCTCGAGTGTAAATGTAATTAGTAGACCAAATGCAAAGTCCCAAACAGAAGTACAAACTCCTGTGATATCTGGTCAACCATCATCAATACAATCTTTTGACAATCCAATTAATTTTGGTCTGCCATCACCATTCACTATATCTCCCTTTCCTAATGGAGTCACTAGCAGCAGTTTAGGCTTTTCTCCTGCAGTTGAACCCATGTTCCATCGCATTGGAGAAGGGCATCATGAACCGATACATGAAGAGCCAGAGCTTTTTGAAGACCCATGTTATGTTCCCGATCCAGTATCTTTGCTTGGGCCTGTCTCCGAGTCGCTTGATAATTTTCAGTTAGACATGGGGGCTGGCTTTGTGACGGATGTGGGATTGGAGAGGCCTCGCACATTAAAGAATGTATCTGCTTCTTCTGATCTCAACAAGCCATCTCCAATTGAGTCACCTTTGTCACGAGAAAAATATAATTGTAATCGTGTTCCAAGTACACCAAAGGCCCAGGATATGCATTCTCCACCCCTAGATGATGCAAATGCAAATGATAAGGGTACGTGGCAAATGTGGAATAGTTGTCCTCTTGGTCAGGAAGGTCTAGGTTTATCAGGTGGCCCAGCCAGCTGGCTTTTACCTTCTGAACTGAACAGATCCAACAAGGATGATCTTGTGCACCCTTCATCTCATATGTCACTGTTTTCAACAGAAGAGCAGGTTGTTTCTGGCCCCCATTCTCCTCGGCATCAGAGCATATTCCTTGGTAATGGGCATAATGGTGGGACATTTAGCCCTGTGACTGGTTCAAGTGATCATGATCCTTGGTTACAGAAAGCATTTTTTCCACCATTGTCAACCGCTGAAACCCATTATCCTGTCAAACCTTCAGAGGAAGCTACTAAAAATGAAAGATTTTTTGCGAGTCCCAGCAGATCTACAACCAATCATGCGTTTGAGCTGTCTCCAGGAAATGGCTGGTCCAAGTAAGTGCATTTCACTTCATCCATCTTACATTTTACTGCTGGTTTGAAAAGTTGCTCTATGTTATTCTTTAAATTTTTATGATTGATTATCTGTTGCCTTGTAAAATGGTGAGGTGTAGTACTAGGAACGCTTGCTCTTGCTTAAAACAAAGAATTTCAACTAGAAACAAATGATGATAGAGAAAAGGGCAAGTGAATATGGCTATAACACTTGTTTGGACCTTGGAGCACAAAGATGCTCAAGAAATTTATGAAAATGCTACACTTCATAAACCTGTAATGAAACAGGAGATTCTACTATATAAGTGACACTGATTTAGCCAGCTTTTATTGGAGCTATCAACTATTCCAAAGCATTTGGTTGGTTCTGAAGTCCTTTCCTGATTTGGTCCTCGTAATGATGTCTGCCAATGTGTCTTCTGCATACTGCTTTCGCCAAGTACTGGCTGATTGCTTTAGCCATCATGCAACTGGCTTTCCGTTGTTATTGTGGtttaaaacaaaaagttgaaagTGATATGAGCAGTATAGCTACATGATCTAGTTGATTCTCCAACTTGGTTCTAAGCTGTCTCACTTCATCATATCTTGCTATTGGTATAGCTGCATGTTCTACTTGATGCTCCAAATTGGTTCTAAGCTGGCTGGCTTCATCGTGTCTTGCTATTGTGTTGTCGGTATACTGGTTTCTGATAAGAAAGTAGTGACTTTTTGCTTTAGCCATCATTCAACTGGCTTTGCTTTATGTTGTAGTTTAAAACTGATATGAATAGTATAGCTAGATGTTCTAGTTGATAATGGTGTTTGGGCATGCAATTTCTACTTTAGCTGACGTGTATTTATTCTGTTATAAGCATGCCCCATTAGGGTTTGCTCTTCTTTGCTTCTTTTGCTTATGTAAAAGATAACTTTGATTTCTTACTAAGTCACGAGATAGAAGGGCTATTACCGTATTAGCAAGGTGTTCATCTAGGTGCCATAGGCCCAAACACACACTATTATCAGCCTGTATAAATTTTTTGGATGGTTTCATTTGTGCATATTTTAATCAAATAATAGGATGGGAGATGctgtaattggttttgatttatcTGGGGAGtaagaattttttgtttttgaaatgtTTCTAGTTCAGCTTGGATAGAGTTGACTTAATTGTTGTTTGCTGTGGTTTGTTGTTAGCAGGAAGGAATCGATTGAATGCGGTGTGCAGGGTACAGCAGGGGAAGGTGTTGGAAAGCAATCAGTTCTGAGGCCTCATGTCAGGGGTCCTTATCCGCCAACCCCAGATGTACAGTCACTTTGGTCTTATGTTTGAAAACAGAATGAGAAAGAGGATGAGGGACTTAAAAAAACACACCTCCTGTACTCTAATGGAGGCAAATAGCCTCTTTTGGAGGAGAGTTTAGAATACTGAATGCATTGTATCTTCCTGCTCTTCTTTATAAGGGAGATTGATGTTTACTTACATTAGCTTGGATAGGAATACACGTGACATGCATGCTTTTATGCTCTTAGA
Above is a genomic segment from Rosa chinensis cultivar Old Blush chromosome 3, RchiOBHm-V2, whole genome shotgun sequence containing:
- the LOC112194747 gene encoding uncharacterized protein LOC112194747 isoform X2, producing the protein MCILCVIQKWSRRVATMLPWLVIPLIGLWALSQLLPPAFRFEITSPRLACVFVLLVTLFWYEILMPQLSAWRVRRNARLRERKRFEAIELQKLRKTATRRCRNCLTPYRDQNPGGGRFMCSYCGHISKRPVLDLPVLPGIGISNSGIIRDLVGKGGKILNGKVWSENGWMCGQDWLENGNWVSGSIGGKSSYWKKDGSSVFGGDENCLAEKSYSGVVIFACKLLTSFFLSVRWLGRKIFRISTSGDDAASDAEHKAMLAKRGENGVNFQESRGEKARRKAEEKRQARIEKELLEEEERKQREEVARLVEERRRLRDEKKEAERGDRGKTSPPLREKDSKKEAEKKRQDRRKDKDKGSSKSNSDAEELEKRAGKESDRKRDFDKKNDNERRELQKSGTDFLKGQSMEVGYGAKNLSANNSVRGNAGSRYLDRMRGTIFSSSKAFSGGSFFGKGANTTVTKETKSSISVDHVHSPAHKRDLFPPERVAARPFMNGDDKSISRPIQSESQPGTAPKKSWQQLFTRSSSVPASSSVNVISRPNAKSQTEVQTPVISGQPSSIQSFDNPINFGLPSPFTISPFPNGVTSSSLGFSPAVEPMFHRIGEGHHEPIHEEPELFEDPCYVPDPVSLLGPVSESLDNFQLDMGAGFVTDVGLERPRTLKNVSASSDLNKPSPIESPLSREKYNCNRVPSTPKAQDMHSPPLDDANANDKGTWQMWNSCPLGQEGLGLSGGPASWLLPSELNRSNKDDLVHPSSHMSLFSTEEQVVSGPHSPRHQSIFLGNGHNGGTFSPVTGSSDHDPWLQKAFFPPLSTAETHYPVKPSEEATKNERFFASPSRSTTNHAFELSPGNGWSKKESIECGVQGTAGEGVGKQSVLRPHVRGPYPPTPDVQSLWSYV
- the LOC112194747 gene encoding uncharacterized protein LOC112194747 isoform X1; the protein is MCILCVIQKWSRRVATMLPWLVIPLIGLWALSQLLPPAFRFEITSPRLACVFVLLVTLFWYEILMPQLSAWRVRRNARLRERKRFEAIELQKLRKTATRRCRNCLTPYRDQNPGGGRFMCSYCGHISKRPVLDLPVLPGIGISNSGIIRDLVGKGGKILNGKVWSENGWMCGQDWLENGNWVSGSIGGKSSYWKKDGSSVFGGDENCLAEKSYSGVVIFACKLLTSFFLSVRWLGRKIFRISTSGDDAASDAEHKAMLAKRGENGVNFQESRGEKARRKAEEKRQARIEKELLEEEERKQREEVARLVEERRRLRDEKKEAERGDRGKTSPPLREKDSKKEAEKKRQDRRKDKDKGSSKSNSDAEELEKRAGKESDRKRDFDKKNDNERRELQKSGTDFLKGQSMEVGYGAKNLSANNSVRGNAGSRYLDRMRGTIFSSSKAFSGGSFFGKGANTTVTKETKSSISVDHVHSPAHKRDLFPPERVAARPFMNGDDKSISRPIQSESQPGTAPKKSWQQLFTRSSSVPASSSVNVISRPNAKSQTEVQTPVISGQPSSIQSFDNPINFGLPSPFTISPFPNGVTSSSLGFSPAVEPMFHRIGEGHHEPIHEEPELFEDPCYVPDPVSLLGPVSESLDNFQLDMGAGFVTDVGLERPRTLKNVSASSDLNKPSPIESPLSREKYNCNRVPSTPKAQDMHSPPLDDANANDKGTWQMWNSCPLGQEGLGLSGGPASWLLPSELNRSNKDDLVHPSSHMSLFSTEEQVVSGPHSPRHQSIFLGNGHNGGTFSPVTGSSDHDPWLQKAFFPPLSTAETHYPVKPSEEATKNERFFASPSRSTTNHAFELSPGNGWSNRKESIECGVQGTAGEGVGKQSVLRPHVRGPYPPTPDVQSLWSYV